CCTTCTTCCAGCTCAACGTCGTCGATAATCGTTTCACTGGACGCGATGCGGCGCGCGCCGAGAGTCGGCTTGCGCTCTTCGTCCTCGCGCGGTGCCTCTTCGCCGAATAGCCCGAATTCGTCGTCGAAAGCGCTCATCGTTTAGTCCGCTTTCGCATTCTTGGGAGCGCGTTTCGTGTCTGGAATCGGACCGCGCTCGCACAGACCTTTCTCTGCAAACAAACGCCTGACCGGAGCCGACGGCTGTGCCCCCTTGGAAAGCCATTCGCGCGCGCGTGTCTCATCGACGACGAGCGTCTTCGGCTCGGTTCGCGGATTGTAATGACCGAGAATTTCGATAAACCGGCCGTCGCGCGGACTCTTCGAATCTGCGACGACAAAACGGTACGTTGGCTGTTTCTTGGCGCCCATGCGCCGTAGACGGATCTTAACCATAGCTCTCCATAGGGAATCTCCGGCCGCGTTTGCCGCCGGTAAATTGTTTCATCATCTGACGAGAGGCGTCGAACTGCTTCACGAGCCGGTTGACGTCAGAAACTTGCGTTCCGCTGCCTTGCGCGATGCGCTTGCGGCGCGAGCCGTTCAGGATCGAGGGATTACCACGCTCGCGCGCAGTCATTGAGCAGATGATCGCTTCGATTTTCGAAAGCTCGCCTTCGTCGATTTCCACGTCTTTGGGCAGCGCACGCGACATTCCCGGGATCATCTTGAGCAGCTCGCCCATCGATCCCATCTTGCGCACTTGACGAAGCTGACCCAGAAAATCGTCGAGCGTAAAATCTTGAGTGCGCAGCTTGGTCGCGAGCTCGCGCGCTTGCTCTTCCGAATAAACGGCCTGCGTCTTCTCGATCAGGGTCAACACGTCGCCCATGCCGAGAATCCGCGATGCCAAGCGTTCCGGATGGAACGGCTCGAGGGCTCCGAGCTTCTCGCCGACGCCGACGAATTTGATCGGTGCGCCGGTGACGTGATGAATCGAGAGCGCCGCACCACCGCGCGTATCGCCGTCGAGCTTCGTAAGAATGACGCCCGTAATGCCGAGACGCTCGTTGAAGCCCTTGGCAACGTTCGTAGCTTCTTGACCCGTCATCGCATCTGCGACGAGCAGGATTTCGGTCGGCGCAATTGCCGCGCGCATGCGTTCGAGTTCGCGCATGAGATCGTCGTCGATCTGAAGCCGGCCCGCGGTGTCGACGATGACGGTCGGAATCCCAAGCCGGCGCGCTTCAGCGACACCGTGCTCTGCAATGCGAACCGGATCGCCGGCCCCTTCATCATAAACCGAAATGTCGATTTGTTTGCCGAGCGTCTGCAGCTGCGTAATAGCTGCGGGCCGATAAACGTCCGCTGCGACCAGCAAACTCCGCCGTCCGCCTTCTTTCAGGCGTTGCGCCAACTTACCGGCTTGCGTTGTTTTTCCGGAACCCTGTAGGCCGACGAGCATGATGACGGTCGGGGGTGCGTCTGCGAACTGCAAACGCGCGTTCGCGCCGCCGAGCAAGGTGACGAGTTCGTCATGAACGATCTTGACAACGGACTGTGCCGGCGTTAGTGAAGTGAGGACTTCGCTTCCAACGGCGCGCTCGCGAATGCGCGCGACAAAGTCCTTCGTTACGGAAAGATTGACGTCGGCTTCGAGAAGTGCGATGCGCACTTCTCGCATGACCTCGCCAACGTCGGATTCAGTAAGACGACCACGCGAACGCAGGCGCTGAAATATCGCGCCAAGTCGTTCCGAGAGCGCTTCGAGCACGGAGTTCCTAGCTGCTCGAACCCGCCGAACTCATCGCGTCGATCTTGGTAACGGCATCGCCGACCGTTTTGATCTTCTCCGCTTCTTCGTCGGGGATGTCGATGTTGAACTCGGTCTCGAATGCCATGACCAGCTCGACTTGATCGAGCGAGTCCGCGCCCAAGTCGTCGGTGATCGACGCTTCCGGCGTCACTTCGCCTTCTTCGACGCCGAGTTGCTCGACGATAATTTTCTTGACTTTATCGAACGTGCCGGTGGCTGCTGACATGGAACTCCTTCCTCTAGTACGTTACGAGGCCGCCGTCGACCACGAGTGTCTGACCGGTAATGTATGCTGCTGCGTCTGAACACAGAAAGCGCACGACACCGCTGACGTCCTGAGGTCTTCCGGGGCGGCCGAGCGGAATCGTGTTAAGATACTGCGCCTTGGCGTTCTCGGGCATAGCGGTCGTCATCGCGGTTTCGATGTAGCCCGGAGCGACGGCGTTGACTCTTACCCCCCGCGACCCCAACTCCTTTGCCAAGGACTTGGCCAGGCCCAGCAGGCCCGCTTTGGTCAACGCGTAGATCGACTGGCCCGCATTTCCGGTAATGCCCACAACGCTGGAGAGGAACACGATCGACCCGCCCCGCTGGCGCAGCATCGGCTTAGCCGCCGCCTCCGCCAGATAGACCGCGGACTTGAGGTTTACGTCGATCAAGCGATCGACGTCGCCGTGCCGCAGGCGCAGAATGAGCCCATCGATCGATTGGCCGGCGTTCGCGATCGCGAAGTCCAGGCGCCCGAAGTGCTCGAGAGTCTGCTCGACTGCGTCCGCCACGGCGGGCGGTTCAGCCACGTCGGCGACGAGGATCTCGACTTTGCCGGTCGGGTGGACCTCGATGCAGGCGGCGCGCGTTTCCTCGAGCGCGGCCTGGTCGCGACCTAACAGCGCCAGGTCGGCGCCCGCCAGCGCAAATTCAACCGCGATGGCCCGTCCGATTCCACGGCTTGCTCCGGTGATGAGCGCGCTGCGTCCCGAGAACTCCATGTCAGCGCGAGGTCAACGCGCCCAAACGCGATTGCAGGCGAAGCACTCCCGCGTTGTCGGAAACGCTGTCCGTTTCGGGGACGCCTTCGAGCCGCTTAAGCATTGGGACGAGCACGGGGCTGGCGCCGAACTCGACGACGAGATCGATCCCGCCATCAACACCAATCACCTTCATCGCCGTCGCGTGCCACAAGACTTCCGCCGTCAAAGACTTGATCAAGTTTTCCTTGATGTGAGGGACGTCGCGATACGCTTGCGCATCGACATTCGAAATAACAGGGAAACTCGGCATCGCTACACGCGCGCGCTCGACGACGGGCGAGAAGAGCGGAACCGCCGGTTGCATCAGCTCGCTATGCCACGCACCCGAGACGTTGAGCGCAACGACGCGCTTTGCGCCGGCTTCGAGACAAAGATCGCCGGCCCGGCGAACCGCCGCCAGATCTCCCGAAATCACGATTTGCGTTGGCGAGTTGAAGTTCGCGAGCGAGACACGCCCCGCGCCTTCAGCCCGCGCTTGGTTCACCGCGACTTCGATCTTCTGTGAATCGAGACCTAAGATTGCAGACATGCCGCCGGCTGCCATCTCTGCCGCGCGTTGCATCGCAATACCGCGCGCATTGACGAGCTCGAGCGCGTCTTCGAATAGGAGTGAACCTGCAAGCACGAGACTGCAGTATTCACCAAAACTATGTCCGGCCGAAACGACCGGCGAAAGGTTTGCTGCGACGGCGAGCGCGCAATTCGTTACGAAGATCGCGGGTTGACTGAAGCGCGTCTCGCGCAAACGGTCTTCCGGACCCTCGCGGCACAGCGCAAGCAAATCATATCCGACGACTTTTGCCGAGCGCTCGAAAAGATCGCGTGCAGCCTGCGAATTTGCAGCGACGCCGGCGCCCATGCCGACGACCTGCGAGCCTTGCCCGGGAAAGATAACCCCGGCGCGGCTGCGTGCCTCCATCAGGCCGCCCAGCGCCAGGCCACGGCCCCCCACGAAAGCCCCGCGCCGAAGCCCGTGAAGACGATCAAATCATCGCTCTTGAGCTTGCCTTCGCTCTCGGCTTCGGACAGCGCCATCGGAATCGACGCCGCGCTCGTGTTGCCGTATTCGTGAATGTTCACGATGACTTTTTCCGGCGGCATTGAGAGGCGTTGCGCAGCCGCATCGATGATGCGGCGATTGGCTTGATGCGGAATCAGATACGAAACGTCGGCCGGGGAAAGATTGGCGCGAGAGAGCGCATTGAGCGAAGATTCCACCATGCGGTTGACCGCGTATTTGAACACCTCGCGTCCCGCCATGTGAATCTTGTCTTGATGCGCCGCGAGCGACGCCGGTGTGATCGGCAGTCGTGAGCCTCCGGCCGGAAGATACAGCGTTTCGGGCGTCGTGCCGTCGCTTCCGAGATCAGCCGATAAAAACGAATCGACTGCCGACTCCTCGAGGATCACGGCGCCGGCGCCGTCACCAAAAAGAATTGCAGTCGAACGATCTTCGTAATTGACGAGCTTCGTCAAGGTTTCTGCGCCGATCAACATGACGCGCTTGTACACGCCAGCACGGATCAAGCTCGAAACGACGGTTAAACCGTAAATGAAGCCGCTGCAAGCGATTTCGATATCGAAGGCCGGCTTACCGGAGCAGCCGAGCTTCGAGGCAACGATGCAACCCGTCGCCGGGAACGCGAAATCGGGCGTTACCGTCGCGACGACGTAGCAATCAATTTGTTTGGGTTTTAAGTTCGCACGCGCCAGCGCTTCTTTGGCGGCGTTGATCGCAAGATCGCTGGTGGCCTCATCCGCGGCCGAAACGTGACGGCGTTTCATGCCGGTACGAGTTGTAATCCATTCGTCCGACGTGTCGAGGATTTTCTCGAGATCTGCGTTCGTTAGGACTTTAGCGGGCGCGTAATGTCCGACGCCTGCGATCCGTACGCCCAATCTCAGCCGCGCTTACCGGCTGCTTCGTCTTTGGGTTTGACGACGGTGCGGCCGTTGTACGTGCCGCAGTTCTCACACGCGAAGTGCGGTCGCTTGGGCTGGTGGCACTGCGGACACTCGACCGCGGTCACCGCCGAGAGCTTCCAGTTCGCCGCGCGGCGGCTACGCGTTTTTGAACGCGGTGTCTTCCATTTAAGATTAGCCATTATCGGTATCCCCTAGTGGCGGGCACGTGCATGCGCCGTTGTTACGATTGCGCCCGCACTGCGGGCAGAGCCCCTGGCAGCCCTCCGAACACAGCGCCCCCATGGGTAGCGCCGTGAACGTTACTTGCCTAACGAAGTCTCCCAAGTCCAGCCGTTCGCCGGTTAGTACATTGCTTTCGGAAAGTGGGTCCGCTTCCTCGCCCGGCGCGATCCGCTCGTCGACGTCCAGGTGTAGCGGGATCTCGACCTCTTCCAAGCAGCGGCGGCAATCCGCAACGGCCTGGGCATCGATGGTTCCCTCGATCTGGATCCCACGATCGACCCCGCGGAGCTCTAAGTCGACGTGGGCTGGACCGACGAAGCGAAGGTCGTCGAAGGCCGGCACGTCGATCTTGGAGTCGACGGTAATCGTCCGACGTGCGGGCCCGAGCAGAGGACCGACGTCGACCGTGTTTTCCTTATTAACCGCGGAACCCATAGACAAGAGACCAAAAAGACGCCTTATCGTATGCGGCAGGGGGCATCCTTGTCAACGGAAGGCCTTGTCGCGGCCTTCTCCGCCGTGAACGAGGGGCATGAGCTTCAATATATTGGGCGCCCTCTCGGGCGCCGCTCAAGGGTTTGCAGTAGGCGGACCGGGCGGCGCAGTCGCGGGCGCGATTGGTGGCGGCGTCTTGGGCAGCGGCGACCCGATTTCCACGACCGGGAACGTCGGAAACGGCATCCTCTCGGGTTGGGAGAGCAACGTGCTTGGTCAGCAAGACGCACTGAACGAGCAAATGGCCTATTTTCAGCTCGGCGTCCAAA
Above is a genomic segment from Candidatus Baltobacteraceae bacterium containing:
- the rpsP gene encoding 30S ribosomal protein S16, which gives rise to MVKIRLRRMGAKKQPTYRFVVADSKSPRDGRFIEILGHYNPRTEPKTLVVDETRAREWLSKGAQPSAPVRRLFAEKGLCERGPIPDTKRAPKNAKAD
- the ffh gene encoding signal recognition particle protein, which encodes MLEALSERLGAIFQRLRSRGRLTESDVGEVMREVRIALLEADVNLSVTKDFVARIRERAVGSEVLTSLTPAQSVVKIVHDELVTLLGGANARLQFADAPPTVIMLVGLQGSGKTTQAGKLAQRLKEGGRRSLLVAADVYRPAAITQLQTLGKQIDISVYDEGAGDPVRIAEHGVAEARRLGIPTVIVDTAGRLQIDDDLMRELERMRAAIAPTEILLVADAMTGQEATNVAKGFNERLGITGVILTKLDGDTRGGAALSIHHVTGAPIKFVGVGEKLGALEPFHPERLASRILGMGDVLTLIEKTQAVYSEEQARELATKLRTQDFTLDDFLGQLRQVRKMGSMGELLKMIPGMSRALPKDVEIDEGELSKIEAIICSMTARERGNPSILNGSRRKRIAQGSGTQVSDVNRLVKQFDASRQMMKQFTGGKRGRRFPMESYG
- a CDS encoding acyl carrier protein, encoding MSAATGTFDKVKKIIVEQLGVEEGEVTPEASITDDLGADSLDQVELVMAFETEFNIDIPDEEAEKIKTVGDAVTKIDAMSSAGSSS
- a CDS encoding glucose 1-dehydrogenase — its product is MEFSGRSALITGASRGIGRAIAVEFALAGADLALLGRDQAALEETRAACIEVHPTGKVEILVADVAEPPAVADAVEQTLEHFGRLDFAIANAGQSIDGLILRLRHGDVDRLIDVNLKSAVYLAEAAAKPMLRQRGGSIVFLSSVVGITGNAGQSIYALTKAGLLGLAKSLAKELGSRGVRVNAVAPGYIETAMTTAMPENAKAQYLNTIPLGRPGRPQDVSGVVRFLCSDAAAYITGQTLVVDGGLVTY
- a CDS encoding ACP S-malonyltransferase, whose translation is MEARSRAGVIFPGQGSQVVGMGAGVAANSQAARDLFERSAKVVGYDLLALCREGPEDRLRETRFSQPAIFVTNCALAVAANLSPVVSAGHSFGEYCSLVLAGSLLFEDALELVNARGIAMQRAAEMAAGGMSAILGLDSQKIEVAVNQARAEGAGRVSLANFNSPTQIVISGDLAAVRRAGDLCLEAGAKRVVALNVSGAWHSELMQPAVPLFSPVVERARVAMPSFPVISNVDAQAYRDVPHIKENLIKSLTAEVLWHATAMKVIGVDGGIDLVVEFGASPVLVPMLKRLEGVPETDSVSDNAGVLRLQSRLGALTSR
- a CDS encoding beta-ketoacyl-ACP synthase III, encoding MGVRIAGVGHYAPAKVLTNADLEKILDTSDEWITTRTGMKRRHVSAADEATSDLAINAAKEALARANLKPKQIDCYVVATVTPDFAFPATGCIVASKLGCSGKPAFDIEIACSGFIYGLTVVSSLIRAGVYKRVMLIGAETLTKLVNYEDRSTAILFGDGAGAVILEESAVDSFLSADLGSDGTTPETLYLPAGGSRLPITPASLAAHQDKIHMAGREVFKYAVNRMVESSLNALSRANLSPADVSYLIPHQANRRIIDAAAQRLSMPPEKVIVNIHEYGNTSAASIPMALSEAESEGKLKSDDLIVFTGFGAGLSWGAVAWRWAA
- the rpmF gene encoding 50S ribosomal protein L32, with amino-acid sequence MANLKWKTPRSKTRSRRAANWKLSAVTAVECPQCHQPKRPHFACENCGTYNGRTVVKPKDEAAGKRG
- a CDS encoding DUF177 domain-containing protein — protein: MGSAVNKENTVDVGPLLGPARRTITVDSKIDVPAFDDLRFVGPAHVDLELRGVDRGIQIEGTIDAQAVADCRRCLEEVEIPLHLDVDERIAPGEEADPLSESNVLTGERLDLGDFVRQVTFTALPMGALCSEGCQGLCPQCGRNRNNGACTCPPLGDTDNG